The following coding sequences lie in one Peribacillus frigoritolerans genomic window:
- a CDS encoding acyltransferase encodes MRRTSRYPVEGANSLWHVYKTVPFWKVVKNFVVIQLARYTPFLGMKNWLYRTFLHMKVGKHTSFALMVMPDVMFPEKISVGRNTVIGYNTTILAHEYLIQEYRLGDVVIGDEVLIGANSTILPGLSIGNGAIVSAGTLVHKDVPEGAFVGGNPMKIIYTKEEMLEREQQTSL; translated from the coding sequence ATGAGACGCACGTCCCGCTATCCAGTTGAAGGGGCTAATTCACTATGGCATGTATATAAGACCGTTCCATTCTGGAAAGTCGTCAAGAATTTTGTGGTGATACAGCTAGCGCGTTATACGCCTTTTCTGGGCATGAAGAATTGGCTGTACAGGACTTTTTTACATATGAAAGTCGGGAAGCATACTTCGTTTGCCTTGATGGTCATGCCCGATGTGATGTTTCCGGAAAAAATATCAGTTGGAAGAAATACTGTCATTGGCTATAATACGACGATTCTTGCTCATGAATATTTGATTCAGGAATATCGTTTAGGAGATGTAGTCATTGGGGATGAAGTATTGATTGGAGCCAATTCGACCATTCTTCCAGGACTTTCAATCGGAAATGGGGCGATTGTCTCTGCAGGTACACTTGTCCATAAGGATGTTCCAGAGGGAGCTTTCGTCGGGGGAAATCCAATGAAAATCATATATACCAAAGAAGAAATGCTTGAAAGGGAGCAGCAAACTTCCTTGTGA
- the hisA gene encoding 1-(5-phosphoribosyl)-5-[(5-phosphoribosylamino)methylideneamino]imidazole-4-carboxamide isomerase yields MSNFTIYPAIDMRGGKCVRLIQGDYNQETVYGDSPFDMAKSFADQGADWIHMVDLDGAKEGVRINDSYVIKAASELGARIQIGGGIRTEQDIAHYLDHGVERVILGSTAVSDPDFTKDMIRKYGSHIAIGIDAKDGRVATHGWLQTSGTLAIDLGKLLADAGAETFIVTDIATDGMLSGPNVKGILAMAEATGKNVIASGGISSLEDLITLKEYEAQGIAGAIIGKALYTNRFTVEEALEKVRG; encoded by the coding sequence ATGAGCAACTTTACTATTTACCCGGCGATTGATATGCGCGGAGGCAAATGCGTCCGCTTAATCCAGGGAGATTACAATCAGGAAACTGTTTATGGCGATTCCCCCTTCGATATGGCGAAAAGCTTTGCGGACCAAGGAGCCGATTGGATACATATGGTCGACCTTGACGGAGCTAAAGAGGGAGTACGCATCAATGATTCATACGTAATCAAAGCTGCAAGTGAGTTAGGGGCCCGCATTCAAATCGGCGGCGGCATCCGTACGGAACAGGATATAGCCCATTATCTGGATCATGGTGTGGAACGTGTCATTCTAGGCAGCACGGCCGTTTCAGACCCTGATTTCACTAAAGATATGATTAGGAAATATGGAAGCCATATCGCAATCGGGATCGATGCCAAGGATGGCAGGGTTGCCACTCATGGTTGGCTTCAAACGTCTGGGACCCTAGCGATAGATCTTGGTAAATTACTGGCCGATGCTGGTGCAGAGACATTTATCGTGACTGATATCGCGACGGATGGGATGCTTTCAGGTCCGAATGTGAAAGGTATATTGGCCATGGCGGAGGCAACCGGTAAAAACGTGATTGCTTCGGGCGGCATTAGTTCACTCGAAGACCTTATCACCCTCAAAGAGTATGAAGCCCAAGGCATTGCAGGGGCAATCATTGGCAAGGCGCTTTATACCAATCGCTTTACTGTAGAAGAAGCACTAGAAAAGGTGCGTGGTTAA
- a CDS encoding processed acidic surface protein yields the protein MKKYFSFFVALIVLFSLGSSGTIGFAATKINQDELNAYLSEVRMTQDELEEYLSYYDLTLNELKSVEELRDTLGPAVTPETLQNLLKQYEMTEAELKELLIEYGELEEGDSIIDTFHFIYDIEDIIDLEMDYDEEEMNYDEEIIDLMDGLFTEIGLTDEELDRFMNHLLPIIEDPSFEARLMTISDRMNQLEYFETIDELSAEQVAELLSIYNDLQSLLQIQFKFALIQDGVTTNLSLEALFQLKELTNASLLVSIYDLNGNFLLDFILTGKMIGSDLVKETGNDIKQSTKVISQVVEVKKEKKKPAKPEHKTEKGGVLPKTAGHYLFGALIGLVLMGIAFGLIRKARLTN from the coding sequence ATGAAGAAATATTTTTCATTTTTTGTGGCACTTATCGTTCTTTTTTCACTGGGTTCAAGCGGAACGATTGGTTTTGCCGCAACTAAGATCAATCAGGATGAGCTTAATGCATACCTTTCTGAAGTTAGAATGACACAAGATGAATTGGAAGAGTATTTATCCTATTACGACTTAACATTGAATGAACTGAAATCGGTAGAAGAGTTGCGTGATACATTAGGACCGGCCGTCACTCCTGAGACCTTACAGAATCTACTTAAACAATATGAAATGACAGAAGCTGAACTTAAGGAATTATTAATAGAATACGGCGAACTGGAAGAGGGAGATTCCATCATCGATACCTTCCATTTCATTTACGACATTGAGGATATCATCGATTTAGAAATGGATTATGATGAGGAAGAAATGAATTATGATGAAGAGATCATCGATTTAATGGATGGCCTCTTTACTGAGATCGGTCTAACAGACGAAGAGCTCGACAGATTCATGAACCATCTTTTGCCTATCATCGAAGACCCTTCTTTTGAAGCTCGTTTAATGACGATCTCCGATAGAATGAATCAACTTGAGTATTTTGAAACAATTGATGAATTGTCTGCAGAACAAGTGGCTGAATTGCTTTCTATTTATAATGATCTTCAAAGCTTGCTGCAAATTCAATTCAAGTTCGCCTTAATTCAGGATGGTGTCACGACAAACCTATCCCTTGAGGCTTTATTCCAGCTTAAGGAATTAACGAATGCTAGTTTACTAGTTTCCATTTATGATTTAAACGGCAATTTTTTGCTCGATTTTATATTGACAGGTAAAATGATCGGTTCCGATTTAGTGAAAGAAACCGGTAATGACATTAAACAGTCCACCAAGGTCATTTCTCAAGTGGTTGAGGTAAAAAAAGAAAAGAAGAAACCCGCAAAACCTGAACACAAAACGGAAAAAGGCGGAGTGCTTCCTAAAACGGCCGGTCATTACTTATTCGGTGCTTTAATCGGTTTAGTGTTGATGGGTATCGCTTTCGGATTGATCAGAAAAGCGAGACTCACTAATTAA
- a CDS encoding tetratricopeptide repeat protein encodes MSKDSKFGQQAKILTFHPTGEYYFTKGLKAYHRRELPKSKKYLERALELEPAEPMIACQLAITCSEIGEYNYSNNLLENILDVMDPYMSECHYFLANNYAHLGMFKEAYRHASAYLDKEEDGEFSDDAEDLLELITFESDESEENPFKHDGLITKQEQAREYLESGNFPKAIEVLKETIAEYEDYWSAYNNLALAYFYLGQVNEAFATLDEVLEKSPGNLHALCNLVVFHHYQQDEAKVEELIHMLEKIRPMLSEQRFKLGATFALIGNYASAYKWLKVLQRQGFEGDGTFYYWLTISAYHLGHEQAAKKAWKKVVEMNPEKEGMEPWGDMNATSDGFEHHFPSIIKRLESEFIEERLFAIFLLKHSVHKQKLLKNQVLNLNQNFTDLERDYAELVQAPAKDRQLTPIDFADRTAELLYQHFQPIQLNEAGLYLMWFSVFIEAVKSEQKLNNPAGWASAVEYVWNQLKNEKASKQAIADKHFISVSTLSKYVKLVQTLLG; translated from the coding sequence ATGAGTAAAGACTCTAAATTTGGCCAACAGGCAAAAATTCTAACTTTTCACCCAACAGGTGAGTATTATTTCACCAAGGGTTTAAAAGCTTATCATAGACGAGAACTACCTAAATCAAAAAAATACCTGGAACGTGCGCTGGAACTTGAACCCGCTGAACCGATGATAGCCTGTCAATTGGCAATCACTTGCTCGGAAATCGGAGAATATAATTATTCAAACAACCTCTTGGAAAACATCTTGGATGTGATGGATCCCTATATGTCGGAATGTCATTACTTCCTGGCGAATAATTATGCCCACTTAGGCATGTTCAAGGAGGCTTATCGTCACGCCAGTGCTTATCTTGATAAAGAAGAAGACGGGGAGTTCAGCGATGACGCAGAGGACCTGCTTGAATTGATAACTTTTGAGTCGGATGAGTCAGAAGAAAATCCCTTTAAGCATGATGGGCTCATTACCAAACAGGAACAAGCCCGTGAGTACCTTGAATCAGGCAATTTTCCGAAGGCAATCGAAGTACTGAAAGAAACGATTGCCGAGTACGAGGATTACTGGTCCGCTTATAATAACCTGGCACTTGCCTATTTCTATCTTGGTCAAGTAAATGAAGCCTTTGCAACACTTGATGAGGTACTGGAAAAAAGTCCAGGAAACCTGCATGCGCTGTGTAACCTTGTTGTTTTTCATCATTATCAACAGGATGAAGCAAAGGTTGAAGAGCTCATACACATGCTGGAGAAAATTAGGCCGATGCTATCCGAACAGCGTTTCAAACTTGGAGCGACCTTCGCTTTGATCGGAAACTATGCTTCTGCATATAAATGGCTGAAAGTACTACAAAGGCAAGGGTTCGAGGGAGATGGGACCTTCTACTATTGGTTAACCATTTCCGCTTACCACCTAGGCCATGAACAGGCTGCCAAAAAGGCATGGAAAAAGGTCGTGGAAATGAATCCAGAAAAGGAAGGCATGGAGCCTTGGGGAGATATGAATGCAACTTCAGATGGTTTTGAACATCATTTTCCTTCTATTATAAAAAGGCTGGAAAGTGAATTCATCGAAGAAAGGCTATTTGCCATTTTCCTTCTGAAACATTCGGTTCATAAACAGAAGCTATTGAAAAACCAGGTCCTCAACCTTAATCAGAATTTCACAGATTTGGAACGTGATTATGCCGAACTTGTTCAAGCTCCTGCTAAAGATCGTCAATTAACACCGATTGATTTTGCCGATCGCACAGCTGAGTTATTATATCAGCATTTCCAACCGATACAATTAAATGAAGCCGGGCTGTATTTAATGTGGTTTTCCGTCTTCATCGAAGCGGTGAAATCCGAGCAGAAGCTAAATAATCCAGCAGGATGGGCATCAGCGGTGGAGTACGTGTGGAATCAGCTTAAAAATGAGAAGGCGAGCAAACAAGCAATCGCAGACAAACATTTCATATCGGTGTCCACCTTATCAAAGTACGTAAAGTTGGTTCAAACCTTGCTTGGATGA
- the hisH gene encoding imidazole glycerol phosphate synthase subunit HisH — MIGIVDYGMGNLFSVSKGLERLGADSFISDDPKELSKSKGIILPGVGSFRDAMSLLEKQKLDEFLREYVADGGYLLGICLGMQLLFNESEENGPAKGLSLIPGKVVRFKGVDANDQIYKVPHMGWNRLEFKQASPVNEGLEEEHVYFVHSYYVDTDESFVTASARYDVEVPAIVGKGNVFGMQFHPEKSGKMGMSLLKNYLSLVEGKEEA; from the coding sequence ATGATCGGGATCGTCGATTATGGCATGGGGAATTTATTTTCTGTAAGTAAAGGGCTTGAGCGCCTTGGTGCCGATTCATTCATTTCCGATGACCCAAAAGAACTTTCAAAGTCGAAAGGAATCATACTTCCCGGCGTTGGCTCTTTCAGGGATGCCATGAGTCTCTTGGAAAAACAAAAGCTGGATGAATTCCTGAGGGAATATGTAGCCGATGGAGGTTATCTATTAGGAATCTGCCTTGGTATGCAGCTTCTCTTTAATGAAAGTGAGGAAAATGGACCGGCTAAAGGATTATCCCTCATCCCGGGGAAAGTCGTTCGTTTTAAGGGAGTGGATGCGAATGACCAGATTTATAAAGTCCCGCACATGGGCTGGAATCGTCTTGAATTCAAACAAGCATCACCAGTGAATGAGGGACTGGAAGAGGAGCATGTTTATTTCGTCCATTCCTACTACGTCGATACCGATGAATCATTCGTCACTGCTTCGGCAAGGTATGATGTGGAAGTGCCTGCGATCGTCGGTAAAGGGAATGTGTTCGGCATGCAGTTCCATCCGGAAAAAAGCGGGAAGATGGGCATGTCACTGTTAAAAAATTATCTGTCATTAGTAGAAGGGAAGGAAGAAGCATGA
- the hisB gene encoding imidazoleglycerol-phosphate dehydratase HisB — MERFASVERKTNETEISLKFGVDGEGNSSIKTGVPFMTHMLDLFTKHGKFDLTVDANGDTDVDDHHTTEDIGICLGQTLLEALGDKRGIKRYGNAFVPMDEALAQVVIDLSNRPHLEFRAEFPSQKVGTFDTELVHEFLWKFALEARMNLHVVVHYGHNTHHMIEAIFKALGRALDEATTIDPRVKGIPSTKGML; from the coding sequence ATGGAACGTTTTGCTAGTGTGGAGCGAAAGACGAATGAAACGGAAATAAGTTTGAAGTTTGGTGTGGATGGGGAAGGTAATTCCTCCATTAAGACGGGCGTTCCGTTTATGACGCATATGCTGGATTTGTTCACGAAACATGGGAAGTTTGATTTGACCGTAGATGCAAACGGAGATACAGACGTCGATGATCACCATACAACTGAAGATATTGGCATTTGCTTAGGTCAGACGTTATTGGAGGCCCTTGGAGACAAGCGCGGGATAAAGCGTTATGGAAATGCTTTCGTACCCATGGATGAAGCACTCGCACAGGTTGTCATCGATTTAAGCAATCGTCCGCATCTAGAGTTCCGGGCTGAGTTTCCTTCGCAAAAGGTGGGTACTTTCGATACTGAACTCGTGCACGAGTTTCTTTGGAAATTCGCTCTTGAAGCCAGGATGAACCTGCATGTAGTCGTTCATTACGGTCACAACACACATCATATGATCGAAGCAATATTCAAAGCGCTGGGACGTGCATTGGATGAAGCTACGACCATCGATCCACGTGTCAAAGGCATCCCTTCGACGAAAGGAATGTTGTAA
- a CDS encoding class D sortase, whose amino-acid sequence MSKNRQSRHKKKSLLVTAVCFLSLGFYFTTTNAYTLLKGYALYKWDESDTTEATAKLPEPKAKANIPDGLELYEERPETGDLMGKLYIPKIEATLPIYHGTDEDELEKGVGHYAGSVLPGEKDNSVLSGHRDTIFRDLGEVGEGDLLIAKTEAGTFTYKVRKVRIVDANDRTVIVPKPKATLTVTTCYPFSYIGSAPERYVLVADLLKSELNK is encoded by the coding sequence ATGAGCAAAAATAGGCAATCCAGGCATAAGAAAAAATCGTTACTTGTCACTGCTGTTTGCTTTTTATCCTTAGGTTTTTATTTTACAACGACAAACGCCTATACACTGTTAAAAGGCTATGCCCTGTATAAATGGGATGAATCTGACACAACGGAAGCGACGGCTAAGCTCCCCGAACCGAAGGCGAAGGCAAATATTCCCGATGGGCTTGAACTATATGAAGAACGACCGGAGACAGGTGATTTGATGGGTAAGCTTTATATTCCAAAAATTGAAGCAACACTCCCAATTTATCACGGAACGGACGAAGATGAACTCGAAAAGGGCGTCGGTCATTATGCGGGCTCCGTCCTCCCAGGTGAAAAGGATAATTCCGTTTTATCCGGTCACCGAGATACAATTTTCAGAGATCTAGGCGAAGTTGGCGAAGGCGACTTGCTGATTGCGAAGACAGAAGCCGGTACGTTTACATATAAAGTGAGGAAGGTTCGTATCGTCGATGCAAATGACCGGACCGTGATCGTTCCCAAGCCTAAAGCCACACTTACAGTAACAACCTGCTATCCTTTTTCATATATTGGTAGTGCACCGGAACGGTACGTATTGGTTGCCGATTTATTGAAATCGGAATTAAATAAATGA
- the hisIE gene encoding bifunctional phosphoribosyl-AMP cyclohydrolase/phosphoribosyl-ATP diphosphatase HisIE, giving the protein MNLETIKYDEKGLIPAIIQDAGTGEVLTLAYMNQESLQLSIEKGETVFFSRSRNELWHKGATSGNTQKIIEMKYDCDQDALVVRVDPAGPACHTGATSCFSETIYQNSEAGQDVKANVTFLTELEKLIKKRKSEMPEGSYTTYLFDKGVDKILKKVGEEAAEVIIAAKNRDAEELSMESADLLYHLFVLLQEQELPFQAVLDVLKARHADKDEPKETE; this is encoded by the coding sequence ATGAATCTTGAAACTATTAAATACGACGAAAAAGGCCTGATACCGGCAATTATTCAAGATGCAGGAACCGGCGAAGTGCTGACACTTGCTTATATGAATCAAGAATCACTGCAATTGTCGATTGAAAAAGGTGAAACGGTATTCTTCAGCCGTTCGCGCAATGAATTATGGCATAAAGGAGCAACCAGCGGTAATACCCAGAAAATCATCGAAATGAAGTATGACTGCGATCAAGATGCATTGGTCGTTCGGGTCGATCCTGCAGGTCCTGCGTGCCATACAGGGGCAACAAGCTGTTTCAGCGAAACCATTTACCAAAACAGTGAAGCCGGACAAGACGTGAAGGCGAATGTGACTTTCTTGACGGAATTGGAAAAATTGATTAAAAAAAGAAAATCGGAAATGCCTGAAGGTTCATATACTACCTACCTATTCGATAAGGGCGTTGATAAGATCCTGAAAAAAGTAGGTGAAGAAGCGGCAGAAGTGATCATTGCTGCTAAGAACCGCGATGCAGAGGAACTTTCGATGGAAAGTGCCGATCTCCTCTATCACTTATTCGTTCTTCTTCAGGAGCAGGAGTTGCCTTTCCAAGCAGTGCTTGATGTATTGAAGGCTAGACATGCCGATAAGGACGAACCGAAAGAAACCGAATGA
- a CDS encoding ATP phosphoribosyltransferase regulatory subunit: MTKPFMFEKPLGMRDTLPVLYETKVSARNKMSDEIKKWGYQFIETPALEYYETIGEASAILDQQLFKLLDSQGHTLVLRPEMTAPIARVAASKLLKEQIPLRLAYSANVYRAQQREGGRPAEFEQIGIECIGNKAISADAEMIALLADALKAAGLQEFKISIGHIGFLQEFFLSILGTEERASILRKFLYEKNYVGYREHVKSLPLSSIDKQRLIEFTSLRGSEGTLIKALGLVENNKGQDSLAELKELSAQLKEFGVEQYVSFDLTLVSHMSYYTGTLFEVYAGQVGSPIGNGGRYDNLLEKFGWNASATGFAIRVDRLAEALGEPIQPVAPECILYSPERRLEAIEFARIKRSEGKLVTIQDITVVQNVDAFTRTFSEVHLFVGNGGYGKDE, from the coding sequence GTGACAAAGCCATTTATGTTTGAAAAACCGTTAGGCATGAGAGATACATTGCCGGTGCTGTATGAAACGAAAGTGTCGGCCAGAAATAAAATGAGTGATGAAATCAAGAAGTGGGGCTATCAATTTATTGAAACGCCTGCTTTGGAATATTATGAAACAATTGGCGAGGCTTCGGCAATATTGGATCAACAGTTGTTTAAACTTCTTGATTCACAGGGGCATACGCTCGTACTCCGTCCCGAGATGACAGCCCCCATTGCACGGGTCGCAGCATCCAAATTGTTAAAAGAGCAAATTCCGCTTCGCCTGGCCTATTCCGCGAATGTATACCGGGCACAGCAGCGTGAAGGAGGCAGGCCGGCAGAATTCGAACAGATTGGTATTGAGTGCATCGGAAATAAGGCCATTAGTGCCGATGCTGAAATGATTGCCCTGCTTGCGGATGCTCTAAAGGCTGCCGGGCTTCAGGAATTTAAAATTTCCATTGGGCATATTGGGTTTCTGCAGGAATTTTTCTTGAGCATTCTAGGTACGGAGGAAAGAGCCTCTATATTAAGGAAGTTTTTGTATGAAAAGAATTATGTTGGTTATCGCGAGCATGTTAAATCACTGCCGCTTTCATCCATAGATAAACAACGGCTTATCGAATTTACCTCATTAAGGGGCAGTGAAGGGACCCTGATAAAGGCGCTGGGGTTGGTTGAAAATAATAAAGGGCAGGATTCTTTGGCTGAACTGAAGGAATTGTCTGCGCAGCTGAAAGAATTTGGCGTTGAACAATATGTGAGCTTTGATTTAACATTGGTCAGTCATATGAGCTATTACACAGGAACTTTATTTGAAGTGTATGCCGGACAAGTAGGTTCGCCAATCGGCAATGGCGGCCGGTATGATAATCTGCTCGAGAAGTTCGGTTGGAATGCTTCGGCCACAGGTTTTGCAATCCGGGTGGATCGTCTTGCAGAAGCTCTTGGGGAGCCAATCCAGCCTGTCGCGCCAGAATGTATTTTATACAGTCCCGAACGAAGATTGGAAGCCATTGAATTTGCAAGAATTAAACGCTCCGAAGGAAAATTGGTAACGATTCAAGATATTACGGTCGTCCAAAATGTCGATGCCTTTACACGGACATTTTCTGAAGTTCATTTATTCGTAGGGAATGGGGGGTATGGAAAAGATGAATAA
- the hisF gene encoding imidazole glycerol phosphate synthase subunit HisF: protein MLTKRIIPCLDVKDGRVVKGIQFVSLRDAGDPVELAAFYDQEGADELVFLDISASHEGRETIVDVVQAVAGSLAIPFTVGGGINSLADMKKILRAGADKVSLNTAAILRPDLINEGADYFGSQCIVVAIDARYEEELGSWRVYTHGGRKPTEWEVIEWAKEAVIRGAGEILLTSMDCDGEKQGFNIALTKAVSEAVSVPVIASGGAGNAEHFQEAFQKGKADAALAASIFHYKETSVKEVKAFLKQQGVVVR from the coding sequence ATGCTCACTAAACGAATTATTCCATGTCTAGATGTAAAGGATGGGCGCGTAGTCAAAGGGATACAATTTGTTTCCCTTAGGGATGCAGGAGACCCGGTCGAACTTGCAGCCTTTTACGACCAAGAAGGGGCCGATGAGCTTGTCTTCCTGGATATTTCTGCATCACATGAAGGCAGGGAAACGATTGTCGACGTCGTTCAAGCGGTAGCGGGCAGCTTGGCAATCCCGTTCACGGTGGGCGGCGGCATTAATTCATTGGCGGATATGAAGAAGATCCTCCGAGCTGGTGCCGATAAGGTTTCCTTAAATACAGCAGCCATTCTGCGCCCTGATTTAATTAATGAAGGTGCTGATTATTTTGGTTCCCAATGTATCGTGGTCGCAATAGACGCCCGATATGAAGAAGAGCTCGGGTCATGGCGCGTATATACCCACGGCGGCCGGAAACCGACTGAATGGGAAGTGATCGAGTGGGCGAAGGAAGCCGTAATCCGCGGTGCAGGTGAAATACTATTGACAAGCATGGATTGTGACGGCGAGAAACAAGGGTTTAATATTGCTTTGACAAAAGCGGTATCTGAAGCCGTTTCGGTGCCGGTCATCGCCTCAGGCGGGGCTGGCAACGCTGAGCATTTCCAGGAAGCCTTCCAAAAAGGTAAAGCCGACGCAGCATTAGCCGCATCGATTTTTCATTATAAAGAAACATCCGTCAAAGAAGTCAAAGCGTTTCTCAAACAACAAGGAGTGGTTGTACGATGA
- the hisD gene encoding histidinol dehydrogenase, with protein sequence MKIERFAEGISLKRSVDAGTADQRKAVQDIIYDVRKSGNAALHTYTERFDGVSAGELLVSEQEMEEATASLTAEQLDIIQEAANNIRMFHEKQIRNSWFTTDDTGTMLGQKLTPLDAVGVYVPGGTAAYPSSVLMNTLPAKAAGVERIVMVSPPGKDGKLSPAVLAAAKIAGVKEIYKVGGAQAIAALAYGTETIKKVDKIVGPGNIYVALAKREVFGDVAIDMIAGPSEIAILADENAIAAEVAADLLSQAEHDARACSVLVTTSTSLAEEVAAEVTKQVALLPRHDIAAASIRDYGRIVVCGNIAEAVEAINELAPEHLEIVANDALEIMAKIRHAGAIFIGRFSSEPVGDYFAGPNHVLPTNGTARFSSPLNVDDFQKKSSIIMYSETAFRKNAEKIAAFARMEGLEAHARAIESRGVNESGK encoded by the coding sequence ATGAAAATAGAACGGTTTGCTGAAGGGATTTCACTGAAACGCTCGGTTGATGCAGGTACTGCCGATCAAAGAAAAGCGGTTCAGGATATTATTTATGATGTCAGGAAAAGCGGAAACGCCGCTTTACATACCTATACCGAACGTTTCGATGGTGTCAGTGCAGGGGAATTACTTGTATCGGAACAGGAAATGGAAGAAGCGACAGCATCCTTAACTGCTGAGCAGCTTGATATTATACAAGAAGCCGCGAATAATATTCGAATGTTTCACGAGAAACAAATTCGAAATTCATGGTTTACGACTGATGATACGGGAACGATGCTAGGACAAAAATTAACACCTCTTGATGCTGTAGGTGTTTATGTACCTGGGGGCACAGCGGCCTATCCTTCCTCAGTACTGATGAATACGTTGCCTGCGAAGGCCGCGGGGGTGGAACGGATCGTTATGGTGTCTCCGCCAGGGAAGGATGGAAAATTATCGCCAGCGGTTTTGGCAGCTGCCAAAATTGCCGGAGTTAAGGAAATCTATAAAGTTGGCGGGGCACAGGCAATAGCTGCTCTAGCTTATGGGACGGAAACGATTAAGAAAGTGGATAAAATAGTGGGTCCAGGAAATATATATGTGGCGTTAGCGAAGCGGGAAGTATTCGGAGATGTCGCCATTGATATGATAGCAGGTCCAAGTGAAATAGCGATATTGGCGGACGAAAACGCCATCGCGGCAGAAGTTGCGGCAGACTTGCTGTCACAGGCGGAGCATGATGCCCGTGCTTGCAGTGTTTTGGTCACGACGTCAACGTCTCTTGCAGAAGAAGTGGCCGCAGAAGTGACCAAGCAGGTGGCGTTACTTCCACGCCATGATATTGCTGCAGCATCCATAAGGGATTATGGAAGGATCGTTGTATGCGGGAATATTGCGGAGGCTGTCGAAGCGATTAATGAACTTGCACCGGAACATTTGGAAATTGTGGCCAATGATGCACTTGAAATCATGGCAAAAATCCGGCATGCCGGGGCAATCTTCATTGGCCGCTTTAGTTCGGAGCCCGTCGGGGATTACTTTGCAGGCCCCAATCATGTGCTGCCCACCAATGGAACCGCCCGTTTTTCCAGCCCGCTGAATGTGGATGATTTCCAAAAGAAATCAAGCATCATCATGTATAGTGAAACGGCTTTCCGCAAAAATGCAGAAAAAATCGCAGCATTTGCCCGAATGGAAGGACTTGAGGCTCACGCCCGTGCCATTGAATCACGTGGTGTGAATGAGTCCGGGAAATAA
- the hisG gene encoding ATP phosphoribosyltransferase has product MNNSFLTIAMPKGRIFEEAAELLRRAGFRLPPEFDDSRKLILEVEEENLRFILAKPMDVVTYVEHGVADIGIAGKDVMLEEERDVYELLDLKISACYLAVAGLPGTKISDIAPKIASKYPNVASSYFREQGEQVEIIKLNGSIELAPLIGLAERIVDIVSTGRTLKENGLVEYAKIANVTSRLVANPVSYRIKEARITEIVERLAEIIE; this is encoded by the coding sequence ATGAATAATAGCTTTTTAACGATTGCCATGCCGAAAGGAAGAATCTTTGAAGAAGCGGCAGAGCTATTAAGAAGGGCCGGTTTTCGTCTCCCTCCCGAGTTTGATGATTCCCGGAAATTGATCCTTGAAGTGGAAGAGGAAAATCTGCGGTTCATTTTAGCTAAACCGATGGATGTCGTAACCTATGTGGAACACGGCGTCGCTGACATTGGAATTGCAGGAAAGGATGTCATGTTAGAGGAAGAACGTGATGTCTATGAGTTACTTGATTTGAAAATCAGTGCCTGCTATTTAGCTGTAGCTGGACTGCCTGGTACGAAAATAAGTGACATCGCCCCTAAAATAGCCAGTAAATATCCGAATGTTGCCTCCAGTTATTTTCGTGAGCAGGGGGAGCAAGTCGAGATTATAAAGTTGAATGGGTCTATTGAGTTAGCACCGTTAATTGGTTTAGCTGAACGAATCGTCGATATCGTTTCAACGGGGCGGACATTGAAGGAAAACGGTCTTGTGGAATATGCAAAAATCGCCAATGTGACTTCGAGGCTGGTGGCAAACCCTGTCAGCTATCGAATCAAAGAAGCAAGGATTACCGAAATCGTAGAACGGCTAGCAGAAATTATTGAATAG